From Populus trichocarpa isolate Nisqually-1 chromosome 19, P.trichocarpa_v4.1, whole genome shotgun sequence, a single genomic window includes:
- the LOC7494609 gene encoding acyl-coenzyme A oxidase 3, peroxisomal: MAQESSINRASRRTRILNNHLVQSPSDPTSCLRSNSCLSYTPPEETESLDFDTKEMRKILDLHNLEDRDWLFGVIKQGKVFNGKERGGRLFVLPEYNQTMEQQREMTMKRIEYLFERGVFDGWLMKKGVEAELKKLAFLDVIQNFDQSLAVMLGVHFFLWGGAIQFMGTKRHHDKWLRDTETFGLKGCFSMTELGHGSNVRGIETVTTYDLKTGEFVINTPCESAQKYWIGGAANHATHTIVFSQLNIDGVNQGVHAFIAQIRDADGNICPNIRIAECGHKIGLNGVDNGRIWFDNLRIPRENLLNSVADVSPDGQYLSAIKDPDQRFAAFLAPLTSGRVTIATSAVFSSKVGLATAIRYSLSRRAFSVTPNGPEVLLLDYPSHQRRLLPLLAKSYAMTFGGNYLKMTYVNRTPGSAKTLHVVSSAFKAIFTWHNMRTLQECREACGGQGLKTENKIGHLKGEFDVQSTFEGDNNVLMQQVSKALLSEYAAAKKKNKPFKGLGLEHMNGPVPVIPSNLTSSTLRSSQFQMNAFCLRERDLLNRFAAEVSLYQSKGESKEHAFILSYQLAEDLGRAFSDRAILQTFIDAEANVSAGSLKNVLGLLRSMYALICLEEDAAFLRYGYLSTDNAAAVRKEVTKLCGELRPHALALVSSLGIPDAFLGPIAFNWIDANSWSSVKH, from the exons ATGGCACAAGAATCGTCAATCAACAGGGCTTCACGTAGAACCAGAATACTAAACAACCACCTAGTCCAATCTCCTTCAGACCCCACTTCATGTCTTCGATCAAACTCTTGTTTAAGCTACACTCCACCAGAAGAAACTGAAAGTCTTGATTTCGACAccaaagaaatgagaaaaattcTTGATCTCCACAACTTGGAGGACAGGGACTGGTTGTTTGGTGTTATCAAACAAGGGAAAGTGTTTAATGGGAAAGAGAGAGGTGGGAGATTGTTTGTACTCCCTGAGTATAATCAGACAATGGAGCAGCAAAGAGAAATGACTATGAAAAGAATTGAGTATTTGTTTGAAAGAGGTGTTTTTGATGGATGGTTGATGAAAAAAGGGGTGGAAGCTGAATTGAAGAAGTTGGCTTTTCTTGACGTTATTCAGAATTTTGATCAGTCTCTTGCTGTCATGCTTGgtgttcatttctttttatg GGGTGGTGCTATCCAGTTTATGGGCACAAAGCGCCACCATGACAAGTGGCTAAGAGACACAGAAACTTTTGGACTGAAAGGATGCTTTTCTATGACGGAGTTGGGGCATGGAAGTAAT GTTCGAGGAATTGAAACAGTCACAACTTATGATTTGAAGACAGGAGAGTTTGTAATCAATACTCCTTGTGAATCAGCTCAGAAGTATTGGATTGGGGGGGCTGCTAAT CATGCAACACACACTATAGTCTTTTCTCAGCTCAACATAGATGGGGTGAATCAAGGAGTCCACGCCTTCATAGCCCAGATCAGGGATGCAGATGGAAACATATGCCCAAACATCCGTATTGCTGAATGCGGTCACAAAATTGGTTTGAATGGTGTTGATAATGGTCGAATCTG gtttgACAATCTGAGAATCCCCAGAGAGAACTTGTTGAATTCGGTTGCTGATGTTTCACCAGATGGCCAATATCTGAGTGCAATAAAAGATCCGgatcaa AGGTTTGCAGCATTCTTGGCCCCTTTGACATCTGGTCGTGTAACTATTGCTACGAGTGCAGTTTTCTCATCAAAG gTTGGCTTGGCAACTGCCATTAGGTACTCCTTGAGTAGGCGGGCATTCTCTGTAACACCTAATGGACCTGAAGTCCTTTTGCTTGATTATCCAAGTCATCAACGACGACTCTTGCCTCTTCTTGCTAAGTC GTATGCTATGACTTTCGGTGGAAATTACTTGAAAATGACTTATGTGAATAGAACCCCTGGATCAGCCAAAACCCTTCATGTTGTTTCAAGTGCATTCAAGGCTATCTTTACCTGGCACAACATGAGAACCCTCCAG GAATGTCGTGAAGCTTGTGGAGGACAAGGCTTGAagactgaaaataaaattggtcACTTGAAAGGTGAATTTGATGTCCAGTCAACTTTTGAGGGGGACAATAATGTTCTCATGCAGCAG GTCAGCAAGGCACTCCTTTCAGAATATGCAgcagcaaagaagaaaaataaacctTTCAAGGGTTTGGGATTAGAACACATGAATGGACCTGTCCCAGTAATTCCATCTAATCTCACAAGTAGTACCCTCAGGAGCAGCCAATTCCAG ATGAATGCTTTCTGCTTGAGGGAGCGAGATCTTCTGAACCGTTTTGCTGCAGAAGTGTCACTTTATCAATCAAAGGGTGAAAGTAAAGAGCATGCATTTATTCTG AGTTATCAACTTGCCGAAGACTTGGGCAGAGCTTTCTCAGACAGAGCTATTCTGCAGACCTTCATTGATGCTGAGGCAAATGTATCTGCTGGTTCCTTGAAG AATGTCTTGGGACTGTTGAGATCTATGTATGCCCTAATCTGTTTGGAAGAAGATGCTGCGTTTCTCCGGTATGGGTACTTATCGACAGACAATGCTGCTGCTGTGAGGAAAGAAGTAACAAAACTCTGCGGAGAATTGCGACCACATGCACTTGCATTGGTCAGTTCCCTCGGCATTCCTGATGCCTTTTTGGGCCCCATAGCATTTAACTGGATAGACGCGAATTCATGGTCTTCAGTTAAACACTAG
- the LOC7494608 gene encoding ras-related protein RABA1f, which yields MGAYRADDDYDYLFKLVLIGDSGVGKSNLLSRFTRNEFSLESKSTIGVEFATRSIHVDDKVVKAQIWDTAGQERYRAITSAYYRGAVGALLVYDVTRHVTFENVERWLKELRDHTDSNIVIMLVGNKADLRHLRAVTTEDATAFAERENTFFMETSALESLNVENAFTEVLTQIHRVVSRKALDVGDDPAALPKGQTITVGKDDVSAVKKVGCCSA from the exons ATGGGTGCTTACAGGGCAGATGATGACTATGATTATCTATTCAAGTTAGTGTTGATAGGTGATTCTGGTGTTGGAAAATCCAATCTTTTATCAAGATTTACAAGGAATGAATTCAGTTTGGAATCCAAATCCACTATTGGAGTTGAATTTGCCACTCGTAGTATCCATGTTGATGATAAAGTTGTCAAAGCTCAGATTTGGGACACTGCTGGCCAAGAAAG ATACCGTGCAATTACTAGTGCATATTATCGAGGAGCTGTTGGCGCCTTGCTTGTCTATGATGTCACTCGACATGTCACTTTTGAGAATGTGGAGAGATGGCTAAAGGAACTTCGTGATCACACTGATTCAAACATTGTGATTATGCTTGTGGGAAACAAAGCAGATTTGCGTCACTTGCGTGCAGTTACTACTGAGGATGCCACTGCATTTGCTGAGagagaaaatacttttttcatGGAGACCTCTGCCCTAGAGTCCTTGAATGTTGAAAATGCTTTCACTGAAGTGCTCACTCAGATTCATCGTGTAGTCAGCCGGAAGGCTCTTGATGTTGGGGATGATCCTGCAGCCTTGCCCAAGGGACAGACTATTACTGTCGGCAAAGATGATGTATCAGCTGTGAAAAAGGTTGGATGCTGCTCCGCATAG
- the LOC7494611 gene encoding transcription factor VOZ1, which translates to MQKGGKSKCASTSHHLLMDNAKNRLNDLEERFFNIQTARKEGRNNDVALLEEQVCQSLREWKAELDVPSPANSLLDISLGSFSEDIGRLLQLYEEEDDATSPLTMQSVLKPETQPEPNFQNLNLGNLTTFQDEYLVNSHSQELGFQGFHQPNGSSGLQNVAVSDPDITTLLDCHQFTLDEEFDPGHFVGTNDTKECGINSESNNLQYISPPPSAFMGPKCALWDCTRPAQGAEWCEDYCSSFHATLALNEGPPGMTPVLRPRGINLKDNLLFDALTAKMQGKNVGIPQCEGAAVMKSPWNAAELFDLSLLEGETIREWLFFDKPRRAFDSGNRKQRSLPDYSGRGWHESRKQVMKELGGKKKSYYMDPQPPGCHEWHLYEYEINNCDACALYRLEFKLADGKKTPKGKVSKDSLVDLQKKMGRLTAVVTADNSPSDKGKTNTSGTGHGP; encoded by the exons ATGCAGAAAGGTGGAAAGAGTAAATGTGCATCTACGTCGCACCATCTGTTGATGGATAATGCAAAAAACCGGCTAAATGATCTTGAAGAAAGATTCTTTAACATTCAGACTGCTAGGAAAGAGGGAAGAAATAATGATGTTGCTTTGCTGGAGGAGCAGGTGTGTCAAAGCCTTCGTGAGTGGAAAGCAGAGCTTGATGTGCCATCACCTGCAAATTCTTTGCTT GATATCAGTCTGGGGTCCTTTTCAGAGGATATAGGCCGCTTGTTGCAATTGTATGAGGAGGAAGACGATGCCACAAGTCCATTAACAATGCAGTCAGTTTTGAAGCCAGAAACACAGCCTGAGCCCAATTTTCAAAACCTTAATCTCGGCAATTTAACAACATTTCAAGAT GAATATCTGGTGAATAGTCATAGTCAGGAGCTTGGTTTTCAAGGGTTTCATCAACCCAACGGCTCCTCAGGTTTGCAAAATGTAGCAGTTAGTGACCCCGATATAACTACCTTATTGGATTGTCATCAGTTCACTTTAGATGAAGAATTTGACCCTGGGCATTTTGTTGGCACTAATGACACCAAAGAGTGTGGAATAAATTCTGAGAGTAACAATCTACAGTATATCAGCCCTCCACCTTCTGCTTTTATGGGGCCTAAATGTGCTTTATGGGACTGCACCAGGCCTGCTCAAGGAGCTGAATGGTGCGAGGACTACTGTAGCAGCTTTCATGCTACCCTGGCCTTAAATGAAGGCCCCCCTGGTATGACTCCAGTTTTGCGGCCCAGAGGCATCAATTTGAAGGATAATTTACTATTTGATGCTCTTACTGCAAAGATGCAGGGTAAGAATGTTGGCATTCCTCAATGTGAAGGTGCTGCTGTCATGAAGTCCCCATGGAATGCTGCTG AGCTATTTGATCTTTCATTACTTGAGGGTGAAACAATTAGGGAGTGGCTCTTTTTTGATAAGCCTAGAAGAGCATTCGACAGTGGAAATAGGAAGCAGAGGTCATTGCCAGACTACAGTGGGCGTGGATGGCATGAATCAAGAAAGCAGGTGATGAAGGAGCTTGGGGGGAAGAAGAAGTCCTATTATATGGACCCACAACCTCCAGGTTGTCATGAGTGGCATTTATATGAATATGAGATCAACAACTGCGATGCTTGTGCATTATATAGGTTAGAATTCAAACTTGCTGATGGGAAGAAGACTCCCAAAGGAAAAGTTTCAAAGGATTCACTAGTTGATCTGCAGAAGAAGATGGGAAGACTCACTGCTGTTGTAACTGCAGATAATAGTCCCTCTGATAAGGGAAAGACGAACACTTCTGGCACTGGCCATGGGCCATGA